The genomic region CTCCGAGTTCGGCCGGATCGCCGTGGCGCTCGTGCTGGCGATGTACTTCGGCGAGAACCGCCGCGGCGCCAAGAATCCCGGTGACCTGATCATCGGCGGCGTCCTCTGTCTCGTGCCGCTGCTGCTCATCGCCAAGCAGCCGGATCTCGGCACGGCGGTGACGCTGCTGCCGGTCTTCGTCGGCGTCGCCTTCCTGGCCGGCCTGCGGCTCCGGCTGCTCGGCATCATCGCCATCGCCTGCCTTCCGCTCGGTCTCTTCGGCTACAAGTTCGCCCTCAAGGATTATCAGCGGCAGCGCATCCAGACGTTCCTCGACCCCGAGCAGGATCCCCGCGGCGCCGGATACCAGACCATCCAGGCGCGCATCACCGTGGGCTCGGGCGGCCTGACCGGCAAGGGTTTCCGCAAGGGAACGCAGGGACAGCTCAAGTACCTGCCGGTCGCGCACAACGACTTCATCTTCTCGGTTCTGGCGGAGGAGCAGGGCTTCGTGGGCGTGCTCGGCGCGCTCGGGCTCTATCTGTTCGTCATCCTTCGATCCCTCGAGGCGGCGCGCCTGGCCAAGGACCGCCTCGGCTCGTATCTGGTGGGAGGCATCATTTCGGGGTTTGCATTCCAGGTGATCTACAACGTGACGATGTCGGCCGGCCTCGCGCCGGTGAAGGGCATTACGCTGCCGCTCATGAGCTACGGCGGATCGTCCCTGATCGCATCGCTCGCGGGTTTCGGTCTCGTCCTCAACGTGCGGATGAGACGTTTCACGAATTGAGCCGCGGAGAGGCACGGATCAACGTGTGCGTCCGTACCGTGCGGTCCACGCCGGTCCGCGGCAGGAGTTTCGGCAATGAACAAGGAGATGATCATCTCCTCGGGTGCGCACGACACGCGCGTCGCGATTCTCGAGGACGACCAGGTCGTCGAGATCTTCATCGAGCGCGAGCATCAGCGCGGAGTGGTCGGCAACATCTACAAGGGGCGCGTGTCCAAGGTCCTCCCGGGCATGCAGTCGTCGTTCATCGACATCGGACTCGAGCGCGACGCGTTCCTGTACGTCTCTGAAGTGATCGACACGCTGGAGGAGTTCGAGAAGCTCGCCGGCGACGATGACGACGAGGACGACAGGAGTCAGAAGGCGGAAGACCGACGGCAGAAGCCCGAAGACAGAAGCGCAGACGGCGTTGAAGGGACGGAGGCGGCGCCAGGAGCCGCGGCGAAGCCGCCCGAACGGCGCGCTGGCCGCGATCGCGACCGGGACCAGCCGCAGGCGAAGATCGAAGACCTCCTGAAGGAAGGCCAGGAGATCCTCGTCCAGGTCGTCAAGGAGCCGCTCGGCACGAAAGGCGCGCGGCTGACCTCGCACGTCACGATGCCGGGGCGGTTTCTCGTCTT from Vicinamibacterales bacterium harbors:
- the rodA gene encoding rod shape-determining protein RodA produces the protein MFERRLYFHVDWLLLGAVLLLAVFGVAMIYSTTYVIAPTGDHMGKEVMPQVYALVIGLVALLVFLAIDYRLLAEYSLLIFGLLLLLLVFVLFKGQTQMGAQRWIPIGPFHLQPSEFGRIAVALVLAMYFGENRRGAKNPGDLIIGGVLCLVPLLLIAKQPDLGTAVTLLPVFVGVAFLAGLRLRLLGIIAIACLPLGLFGYKFALKDYQRQRIQTFLDPEQDPRGAGYQTIQARITVGSGGLTGKGFRKGTQGQLKYLPVAHNDFIFSVLAEEQGFVGVLGALGLYLFVILRSLEAARLAKDRLGSYLVGGIISGFAFQVIYNVTMSAGLAPVKGITLPLMSYGGSSLIASLAGFGLVLNVRMRRFTN